In Marinicauda algicola, one DNA window encodes the following:
- the rplD gene encoding 50S ribosomal protein L4 yields MKIDVIKLDAGKAGSVDLDDAIFGIGEIRADLLQRAVKWQLSRRQAGTHKAKERGEISRTGKKMTRQKGTGGARHGDRRAPIFVGGGKAHGPRVRSHATDLPKKVRALALKHALSSKAGGSSLIVLDEARLDAPRTKDLIEAFGKLGLTNALIIDGETLDENFARAARNIPNVDVLPAQGLNVYDVLRRDTLVLTKAAVEKINERLQPRENA; encoded by the coding sequence ATGAAGATCGACGTGATCAAGCTCGATGCCGGCAAGGCCGGCTCGGTCGATCTCGACGATGCCATCTTCGGCATTGGCGAGATCCGCGCCGACCTGCTGCAGCGCGCCGTCAAGTGGCAGCTCTCGCGCCGCCAGGCCGGCACGCACAAGGCCAAGGAGCGCGGCGAGATCTCGCGCACCGGCAAGAAGATGACGCGCCAGAAGGGCACCGGCGGCGCCCGCCACGGCGACCGTCGCGCCCCGATCTTCGTCGGCGGCGGCAAGGCCCACGGCCCGCGCGTGCGCAGCCATGCGACCGACCTTCCCAAGAAGGTCCGCGCGCTCGCGCTCAAGCACGCCCTGTCGTCCAAGGCCGGCGGCTCCAGCCTCATCGTGCTCGACGAGGCCCGCCTCGACGCGCCCAGGACCAAGGACCTCATCGAGGCCTTCGGCAAGCTCGGCCTGACGAACGCCCTCATCATCGACGGCGAGACGCTCGACGAGAACTTCGCCCGCGCCGCGCGCAACATCCCGAACGTGGATGTGCTGCCGGCCCAGGGCCTCAATGTCTACGACGTGCTGCGCCGGGACACGCTGGTCCTGACCAAGGCGGCCGTGGAGAAGATCAACGAGCGGCTGCAGCCGCGGGAGAACGCGTAA
- the rplC gene encoding 50S ribosomal protein L3, giving the protein MRTGVLAKKMGMTRIFTEDGNHMPVTVLHLDNVQVVAQRTKERDGYTALQLGAGAAKAKRTSKPMRGHFAKSSVEPKRKVMEFRVSEDALIEPGATLTADHFAVGQKVDVSGITIGKGFAGAMKRWNFGGLRATHGVSVSHRSHGSTGQRQDPGKVFKGKKMAGHLGTERVTTQNLEVVRIDAERGIIWLKGAVPGSADGWVEIRDAVKGVKADALPFPGAFKAPGEVDSPKPGSEEADMVAEGAPTEGQVEAAAETAGEEESKS; this is encoded by the coding sequence CTGCGCACCGGCGTTCTGGCGAAGAAGATGGGCATGACCCGGATCTTCACCGAGGACGGCAATCACATGCCCGTCACGGTCCTGCACCTGGACAATGTCCAGGTCGTTGCCCAGCGCACCAAGGAGCGCGACGGCTACACCGCGCTCCAGCTCGGCGCGGGCGCGGCCAAGGCCAAGCGCACCTCCAAGCCGATGCGCGGCCATTTCGCGAAATCCTCCGTCGAGCCCAAGCGCAAGGTGATGGAGTTCCGCGTGTCGGAAGACGCGCTCATCGAGCCGGGCGCGACGCTGACCGCCGACCACTTCGCTGTGGGTCAGAAGGTCGACGTCTCCGGCATCACGATCGGCAAGGGTTTCGCGGGCGCCATGAAGCGCTGGAATTTCGGCGGCCTGCGCGCGACGCACGGCGTGTCGGTGTCCCACCGCTCGCACGGCTCCACCGGCCAGCGCCAGGACCCCGGCAAGGTGTTCAAGGGCAAGAAGATGGCCGGCCATCTCGGCACCGAGCGCGTCACGACCCAGAATCTCGAGGTCGTCCGCATCGACGCCGAGCGCGGCATCATCTGGCTGAAGGGCGCCGTTCCCGGCTCCGCCGACGGCTGGGTCGAGATCCGCGACGCGGTCAAGGGCGTGAAGGCCGACGCGCTTCCCTTCCCGGGGGCCTTCAAGGCGCCGGGCGAAGTCGACAGCCCGAAGCCGGGCTCCGAGGAAGCCGACATGGTCGCCGAAGGCGCCCCGACTGAAGGTCAGGTCGAAGCCGCGGCCGAAACCGCCGGCGAAGAGGAATCCAAGTCATGA
- the rpsJ gene encoding 30S ribosomal protein S10 codes for MAQQNIRIRLRAFDHRVLDSSAREIVSTAKRTGAAVRGPIPLPTRIEKFTVLRGPHIDKKSREQFEMRTHKRVLDIVDPTPQTVDALMKLDLSAGVDVEIKLGA; via the coding sequence ATGGCACAACAAAACATTCGCATCCGCCTCAGGGCTTTCGATCATCGCGTGCTGGATAGCTCCGCGCGCGAGATCGTCTCCACGGCGAAGCGCACGGGCGCGGCGGTGCGCGGACCGATTCCGCTGCCGACGCGGATCGAGAAGTTCACGGTGCTGCGGGGTCCGCACATCGACAAGAAGTCCCGCGAACAGTTCGAGATGCGCACGCACAAGCGCGTGCTCGACATCGTTGACCCCACCCCGCAGACCGTGGACGCGCTGATGAAGCTCGACCTGTCTGCCGGCGTGGACGTCGAGATCAAGCTGGGAGCTTAA